Proteins encoded within one genomic window of Zootoca vivipara chromosome 12, rZooViv1.1, whole genome shotgun sequence:
- the LOC118092287 gene encoding GTPase IMAP family member 8-like isoform X2 encodes MDEWREEVEETAKARESRTTNLNEDLRILLVGKTGGGRSATGNTILGEKKFESKSSLKTVTQTCRREVRAEKWEGKQVVVIDTPAIFDACLTEQQNNPEIQKCLSLCEPGPHALVFVTQVGRFTEEDVVAAKRVEEVFGPEATKYMIVLFTRKEDLETESLEEYIELSGNRALQDLVRKCKGRCCAFNNRGMGDEEELQVKELLVKIKQMMMDNQKKPFLEQFPRGSTRNAAEMKPEEEAMDTDERGPSEFPEESLNPIDSSRGKDSTTASSPLGSPGHTTSLGHPEPPQPTGQQERNPLPISEPENVSRSHKDSEVRVVLVGKPGGGRSATGNTILGQKTFESKLSPKPVTQTCNREVRAEKWEGKQVVVIDTPAIFDACLPEQQNNPEIQKCLSLCEPGPHALVFVTQAGRFAEEDVVAGKRVEEVFGSEATKYMIVLFTRKEDLETESLEEYIELSRNRALQDLVRECKSRCCAFNNRGTGEERASQAEELLSLIEKVVQENRDQLYLMPRTMEMSLRSEGRNPGGTSKQTVAEEPVEGEMNAKENPEMHQKKKSKHRVVEAFTSTVSSFFSSGQASKEGRGGAGRSRPPM; translated from the exons ATGGATGAATGGAGAGAGGAAGTTGAAG AGACCGCCAAAGCACGGGAGAGCAGAACGACAAACCTCAATGAAGATCTACGGATTCTTCTTGTTGGGAAGACGGGAGGAGGGAGAAGTGCCACAGGAAACACCATTTTGGGTGAAAAGAAGTTTGAGTCCAAATCTTCACTGAAGACAGTGACCCAGACTTGCAGGAGAGAAGTCCGAGCAGAGAAGTGGGAGGGGAAACAAGTGGTCGTCATTGATACTCCGGCCATTTTTGATGCCTGCCTTACAGAGCAGcagaataacccagagatccagaAGTGCCTCTCTCTCTGTGAGCCAGGTCCCCACGCCCTGGTGTTTGTGACGCAGGTCGGACGTTTCACCGAGGAAGACGTTGTGGCCGCCAAGAGGGTGGAGGAGGTCTTTGGCCCAGAGGCCACAAAGTACATGATCGTCTTGTTCACTCGCAAAGAAGACCTAGAGACAGAAAGCCTAGAGGAGTACATAGAGTTGTCTGGAAAcagagccctgcaggatttggTGAGAAAATGCAAGGGCCGCTGCTGCGCTTTCAACAACAGAGGGATGGGAGACGAGGAGGAGCTGCAAGTGAAGGAGCTGCTGGTGAAAATTAAGCAGATGATGATGGACAACCAGAAGAAGCCTTTCCTTGAGCAGTTTCCAAGAGGATCTACAAGAAATGCAGCCGAAATGAAACCAGAGGAAGAGGCAATGGACACAGATGAAAGAGGACCAAGTGAATTCCCTGAAG aaagtctgAATCCGATAGATTCTTCCAGGGGAAAAGACTCCACAACCGCATCCTCACCACTGGGAAGTCCTGGCCACACCACATCATTGGGGCACCCTGAGCCTCCCCAACCAACAGGACAGCAGGAAAGGAACCCCCTGCCAATCTCAG AGCCTGAGAACGTGAGTCGATCCCACAAGGATTCAGAAGTGCGGGTCGTCCTTGTTGGGAAGCCTGGTGGAGGAAGAAGTGCCACAGGAAACACCATTTTGGGGCAGAAGACCTTTGAATCCAAACTCTCTCCGAAGCCAGTGACCCAGACTTGCAACAGAGAGGTCCGAGCAGAGAAGTGGGAGGGGAAACAAGTGGTCGTCATTGATACTCCGGCCATTTTTGACGCCTGCCTTCCAGAGCAGcagaataacccagagatccagaAGTGCCTCTCTCTCTGTGAGCCAGGTCCCCACGCCTTGGTGTTTGTGACGCAGGCCGGACGTTTTGCTGAGGAAGACGTTGTGGCCGGCAAGAGGGTGGAGGAGGTCTTTGGCTCAGAGGCCACAAAGTACATGATCGTCTTGTTCACCCGCAAAGAAGACCTAGAGACAGAAAGCCTAGAGGAGTACATAGAGCTGTCTAGAAAcagagccctgcaggatttggTGAGAGAATGCAAGAGCCGCTGCTGCGCTTTCAACAACAGAGGGACGGGAGAGGAAAGGGCCAGCCAGGCGGAAGAGCTGCTGTCTCTGATTGAGAAGGTGGTTCAGGAGAATAGGGACCAGCTGTATCTCATGCCGCGTACGATGGAGATGTCACTGAGGTCAGAGGGAAGGAATCCTGGGGGGACTTCAAAGCAGACAGTAGCAGAGGAACCAGTGGAAGGTGAAATGAATGCTAAAGAAAACCCTGAAATGCACCAGAAGAAGAAATCGAAACATCGGGTGGTGGAG GCATTTACTTCTACAGTGAGCTCCTTTTTCTCCTCCGGACAAGCTTCCAAAGAAggcagaggaggagcaggaagatcTCGTCCTCCAATGTAA
- the LOC118092287 gene encoding GTPase IMAP family member 8-like isoform X1, giving the protein MDEWREEVEETAKARESRTTNLNEDLRILLVGKTGGGRSATGNTILGEKKFESKSSLKTVTQTCRREVRAEKWEGKQVVVIDTPAIFDACLTEQQNNPEIQKCLSLCEPGPHALVFVTQVGRFTEEDVVAAKRVEEVFGPEATKYMIVLFTRKEDLETESLEEYIELSGNRALQDLVRKCKGRCCAFNNRGMGDEEELQVKELLVKIKQMMMDNQKKPFLEQFPRGSTRNAAEMKPEEEAMDTDERGPSEFPEESLNPIDSSRGKDSTTASSPLGSPGHTTSLGHPEPPQPTGQQERNPLPISGGSGATDGGRRAPGNPLVPEPENVSRSHKDSEVRVVLVGKPGGGRSATGNTILGQKTFESKLSPKPVTQTCNREVRAEKWEGKQVVVIDTPAIFDACLPEQQNNPEIQKCLSLCEPGPHALVFVTQAGRFAEEDVVAGKRVEEVFGSEATKYMIVLFTRKEDLETESLEEYIELSRNRALQDLVRECKSRCCAFNNRGTGEERASQAEELLSLIEKVVQENRDQLYLMPRTMEMSLRSEGRNPGGTSKQTVAEEPVEGEMNAKENPEMHQKKKSKHRVVEAFTSTVSSFFSSGQASKEGRGGAGRSRPPM; this is encoded by the exons ATGGATGAATGGAGAGAGGAAGTTGAAG AGACCGCCAAAGCACGGGAGAGCAGAACGACAAACCTCAATGAAGATCTACGGATTCTTCTTGTTGGGAAGACGGGAGGAGGGAGAAGTGCCACAGGAAACACCATTTTGGGTGAAAAGAAGTTTGAGTCCAAATCTTCACTGAAGACAGTGACCCAGACTTGCAGGAGAGAAGTCCGAGCAGAGAAGTGGGAGGGGAAACAAGTGGTCGTCATTGATACTCCGGCCATTTTTGATGCCTGCCTTACAGAGCAGcagaataacccagagatccagaAGTGCCTCTCTCTCTGTGAGCCAGGTCCCCACGCCCTGGTGTTTGTGACGCAGGTCGGACGTTTCACCGAGGAAGACGTTGTGGCCGCCAAGAGGGTGGAGGAGGTCTTTGGCCCAGAGGCCACAAAGTACATGATCGTCTTGTTCACTCGCAAAGAAGACCTAGAGACAGAAAGCCTAGAGGAGTACATAGAGTTGTCTGGAAAcagagccctgcaggatttggTGAGAAAATGCAAGGGCCGCTGCTGCGCTTTCAACAACAGAGGGATGGGAGACGAGGAGGAGCTGCAAGTGAAGGAGCTGCTGGTGAAAATTAAGCAGATGATGATGGACAACCAGAAGAAGCCTTTCCTTGAGCAGTTTCCAAGAGGATCTACAAGAAATGCAGCCGAAATGAAACCAGAGGAAGAGGCAATGGACACAGATGAAAGAGGACCAAGTGAATTCCCTGAAG aaagtctgAATCCGATAGATTCTTCCAGGGGAAAAGACTCCACAACCGCATCCTCACCACTGGGAAGTCCTGGCCACACCACATCATTGGGGCACCCTGAGCCTCCCCAACCAACAGGACAGCAGGAAAGGAACCCCCTGCCAATCTCAGGTGGATCTGGGGCGACCGATGGAGGGAGAAGGGCTCCAGGGAACCCCTTGGTCCCAG AGCCTGAGAACGTGAGTCGATCCCACAAGGATTCAGAAGTGCGGGTCGTCCTTGTTGGGAAGCCTGGTGGAGGAAGAAGTGCCACAGGAAACACCATTTTGGGGCAGAAGACCTTTGAATCCAAACTCTCTCCGAAGCCAGTGACCCAGACTTGCAACAGAGAGGTCCGAGCAGAGAAGTGGGAGGGGAAACAAGTGGTCGTCATTGATACTCCGGCCATTTTTGACGCCTGCCTTCCAGAGCAGcagaataacccagagatccagaAGTGCCTCTCTCTCTGTGAGCCAGGTCCCCACGCCTTGGTGTTTGTGACGCAGGCCGGACGTTTTGCTGAGGAAGACGTTGTGGCCGGCAAGAGGGTGGAGGAGGTCTTTGGCTCAGAGGCCACAAAGTACATGATCGTCTTGTTCACCCGCAAAGAAGACCTAGAGACAGAAAGCCTAGAGGAGTACATAGAGCTGTCTAGAAAcagagccctgcaggatttggTGAGAGAATGCAAGAGCCGCTGCTGCGCTTTCAACAACAGAGGGACGGGAGAGGAAAGGGCCAGCCAGGCGGAAGAGCTGCTGTCTCTGATTGAGAAGGTGGTTCAGGAGAATAGGGACCAGCTGTATCTCATGCCGCGTACGATGGAGATGTCACTGAGGTCAGAGGGAAGGAATCCTGGGGGGACTTCAAAGCAGACAGTAGCAGAGGAACCAGTGGAAGGTGAAATGAATGCTAAAGAAAACCCTGAAATGCACCAGAAGAAGAAATCGAAACATCGGGTGGTGGAG GCATTTACTTCTACAGTGAGCTCCTTTTTCTCCTCCGGACAAGCTTCCAAAGAAggcagaggaggagcaggaagatcTCGTCCTCCAATGTAA